aattaaaactattttcagcaattcaacttttattaaaaacttggAGATtggtaataatatttcaaatagtATTCACAGCTTTAAATTAGTAGCTTCTATATTCCTTTGATTCATCGTATTATTTTCAATCACTTACCAGCACTAGCATTTGTGAATGGGTGTGAAATATTCACAGGTGGAACTAATGGTGGCATGGCCGCAAGTAGCGGAGGCTGCAACAATCCAGTAAGAGTAAAGGGTGCGGAAGGGGCTAAAGGAGATAGGGGCGCCGTCAGCATAGCGCTTGTCCTTGTAGTCTCTGGATCTCTTGAAGAGTATTCTGCCCGAGAATACGAGTCGTAACGATGCACGtctaaattataaaatttattactttaaaaagGTAAAATAATTGCTACAAAGATTATAATCGACGCCTATTAAACAGTTAATATTAATTGTTGTTTAAAtcgtaaaatattaaaatttttttaatcatcatAGAtcattttataacattttatttgtaTGAAGTATACGAAGTTGTTGGTTTTTTCGACGCGGAAATAGTAAGAACTTCGGAACAAACTTGGTAACATGAAGAGAGCGTTATAGGAAAAATTAAGCTCATAATCTTAATGTGATGCACACTGACGAGACTACGATAAAAGAAATGAGCACGCAAATAAAAGAGAACGTGTTAGGACGCCAAGTAGTATCAGTCCATTTTTTCGCGTGTGAAATTGACATAAGTTGAAGATGAATGTTTACTTTATCAGAGTCACGAAGGACTAGAAACAACTTTTTATATAGACATAgtgagttttaaaaaatatttaaaacactGATTCAACCTTTATGAATAATATGGCTTGTTGATTTACATAGAATTTAGATTCTGAATACAAAGTAGACATACGAATTTggtattaaaaatacatttaaaaaatgcaaatagcaAGTATTTGtgcaatatatttttattgatatatttGCTTGTGCTtcatataattatgtaaacaTTAATTATGATATCAAATTATTCCTTAAGTACTATTatctaaattttattacaaattgtTCTTTATTTCCTATAAGCTTTACTTGTCTGTGCATAGAACTttgttttcttcattttagaTCTGTGGTAAAaagattatattattatccatTGAAATTTCATAGGCGCCGAGCTAAATATTCAACGTAtttagtaaaaatttttaaaaaaacctcCGCCGTGACAATGTCCTCGAGGGACATTGCCGTGACCAGGATTCGAACCTGGGTTACTACGGCCACAACGTAGGGTCCTAACCACTAGACGATCACGGCTATCGGAGAACTTGAAAATAAACGCTCCAGTGCCAAACATCGAGCCGGATTGCGCTCTATATGCTTACCGGTGCGAGACGAAAGCCGATTTTCTAGAGTAAAAGCGGGAAACTGCCAAGCACGACTTTGGCGTGACCAGCCTTTCACGATTATTGTTTTACTTCTTGATGGAAACCACTTATTCAACGATAAGGTAGATTTTTGTGGGTATATGACCGACAAACTCTTGttagaaataaatttagaaTTTGCGAATACCATCAAAAGCatatttagaaattttcagatttgtcATATATTTTACGTAGAAATGAAGAATTTATAGGTCTCGACAaacaaaatgtgaaaaaaaagaaaaggttACAATTTAAATGTTGGAAAAAGCAAtctaattgtaataaaaatgcgTCTCGCTGGGCTCATCAGTAAAATGACGCGTTGTATCCTCGAAAATATTACTTACTATACTTTTGTTTTCGAATACTAAATCGATAATAATGGTATAGATAACTGGAAACCAAGGACAAACAAATTTGTACAACTGTTTCAGCCTCAAAGTCAAGATAATCATTTTCGAAGcatgaattattttaagaaatcaatatgaaatataacaaaatttgattttttatctATACTTCTATTGTATTACTGCATAGTTTTCAGAAAAGCTTTATCTGTTTTAGAAAGctaatctgatttttttttaatattaaggTACCAAATAAACAATTTACCTGAATTTGGTGTTATTAGATTGTTGTAGCTCCTGAGTAACTGAAGAGCAGACAATGCGTCGGAGAAACTGCCCTCCGAAATCGTCCTATTATTACTTTGAGATCCCATAAGGGTCAGTTTTGCTCTCTGCTTCTTTAATTACATCAAAACCCCCGTTTCTACCTTTTTTGTACTTAAACTACGCGTTTAGTTgaaactaaaacaaaaattaaaaataattttatgcagTGTTCTTGCTATTGTAAATATCAAGGATATGGTGACGCTATCCTTACATTTTCTTTGCAATTTTTTACGTATCAAGCTTTGAATGCATTGAtcactataaaataaaattttacaaaacgtAATATACAGTagtaaattttgttttcaaattaataaaGTAGAATAGAAGCAAGTCAAAGCCTGATATCTTAAATTTGTGTAGACTCATAGTAGACATAATGAGAAGAAGCTtctgataaaaatgaaaaaaaaagcctCCACCGTGACAATGTCCTCGAGGGACATTGCCGTGACCAGGATTCGAACCTGGGTTACTACGGCCACAACGTAGGGTCCTAACCACTAGACGATCACGGCTATCGGAGAATATGAAAGTTAACAACAAGAATCTGGAGAAATTCTCTTTCTCCGACCGGCTACATTCACTCCCGGCTCGATCTCGTTTCGGCCTCAAGATGCAGTAGTGTATCCGGTGCAGTTCGCGCCTTGACCGACTCTAAATGTCAACTCTGTACAACTTTCACGATACCGCAGTAAAGTTActgttaattaattattgttaaatgcgATTTTGCGATTTGCAGTGGAAAGCAAGCGAGGCCATATGCAAGCTCTTATTTTGGCTCTCGTATCCTTATCAAACCAAAGCTgtgattatttttagaacaatGCTCATACAACGTATAGGTATAAGAACCGGAGCAGAGTCTCGCGTTTGCAAATAAACTTTAGTCGACTTTAGAAGGTACATACGTTTTACGATTCCAGACAGTTCTCAAATCACATGTGGCCGTTGCTGCAAGATCCTCACAAACAGCCGAAACCACCTCGTCACGTGCGAGTTTAGAAAAGCACTGCTTTGGACAACCTGCGCCCATATCGAAGTTTGTACGAAGGGTTATCCTCCCGCCTCTCGGTGCATGCGCACTTGGACGATCCGCCCTCAAGAGCCACCCCCTTCGAATTAGCAACGACGCGCGCGACTGGATAAGGCTGGCTTTGAAACTAGGAAGGGGTGTCACCCCGTGTCGATGGTGTTACACGGAAAATAGCTCGACTCCTGGATCACTGCTGTGGAAGGAGATTGCACCGGAATGCATTTGCTTCAATTTAGATGAATAATTACAACCTATAGTATGTGTAATTAACTGTTATATTCTTTCTTTTACGATCAACATTTAGATGTACAgagattttatttacaaaaactcAAATGAATCGAATGTTTAGAGAATGAGAAATCTTCAAAATGTTTCGAGTGTAGctagatattttttaattcaatagtGGATCGCATGATTCGGAGTTTAAAATTAGAAAAGCAAATGTATCGTACATCTCACCTACaagaaaaacatattttcatATCAGAGTAGCGCATAAAGTTGAAGAAAGCTACTTGTTAacgaattggcagcggttttttaaaatttaatcggTCCTCTACAAAGATCGAGTGCAACGCACTTTAGTCCATTCACCAACTTCGCTCAAAGAAACGGTACCTGCTACAATCTCAACGAGTGCGCTCCATAGTTCAACCTTTCACGTAACGCTTCCGCAATGCTTGCCTAAAGTCACTGTGGTATAATTTCAATACAAATTCAACTTTCAAAAGTTTCagcatttttatttccatcAACTCGTTAGTATGTACACCtcgcagaaataaaataaaaaaaaacaaggcTACCATTTTCCCCCCTCTCATCGGCAGAGCAACCCTCACTTTTGTCCTCACCTGTACCGTCGTCCACGTCCACGCAAAGCTTAAACGCGGGACTCGCGCAATCGCAAGCTCGCGCCATAATCGTCGTCCTCGCGCTTGCGCCAGACCACAAGGGGTTGGGAGGATCGGAGATCGCGATAGGCGCAAGCCGTACTCGCAATGGATTATTCCGCGCGATGCCATCTCCCTTTTCCTACCCTGATGGGGgtaattctgatttttttacgttttcagGTGAAGGATGACACAGTGAAACTAATTTGCTCGCTTGATGGCTGGCTGAGGGATcggtttttaaatgaaaatcgTCGCTTATAGCCGACGCCGAGTTGTAtgaattttaacttttaatgAGACCAAGGAACGCGATTAATTGGAAACGCGATGAACTTATAACATATGCGCATACAATAACTTTAACGACCCGCTTGATAATACGGAAAGCCCCGATGTGCCGTGAATAATTGAATAATTGTAAGAACAGAGCTCGGTGGACAAATTAGGCTCGCTATCGGGATTCCCAACTCCTCTTCGTGTTTGATTAGAGAATCGGAAACGGGTCAAGCCGCTGTAAAATCCCGATCGTAATCGAAGCCTAGTTACAGCGCCAGCGAAATGCCAAACCCTCGAAAGCCCATGAAACTTTGATCCTCCTAATGTCCGCAAATAAATCACAAGCAGCCATCATCATCGTCGATAACCGATCTCCCGCGCGGGCAAAACCGCTAAAATATTCAGCCGACCCGAGGGGAACCTCGGTGAAATAACAAGTTCTCTGGCCTTTGGTAATGTTTACTCGCACGACCCACACCTGTCGCGAGGCTTTGCGACGTCGGCCGCCGCCTATGCGTGCGTTATATTCTTACTCATCGGATGAGCACGCGATCAGCGACCGGCTTAATTGTCACACTTACGGACGCACGTGCACCTGTTTAACTGTGAGCATTGAGTAAGCGATATTTGATTAGGGGTTGCTCGCCGCGGAGGGGCTTATATCGAGCCTGTCAAATGGACGCCGCTTCGCCAACTTTTCGCGTTCGAGGCAGCGCCCGTTCCACTAAGAACAGCGTTGATGCAGGAAGAGGCCGAAATCCTCGGAGGCAAATTGAAATCGAGCGCGCCCCAAAATCGAACCTGATCTCTGCAAACGGCGCAACGTACGTCATCCCCCACTCTAGTCCTGCGTGAATCCACATACGACGCGAGCGAACCACCCCTGTCGGGTCGGGGAAACACGCGAGCGGAGGAGTCGCCGGTGTGTCGTGCCCCGGTACATCCGAGCCATTATGCGTCGAATCACTCGGTCGCGTGCAATTAGTTTCGGCCGGCTCATAAATGCTGCAGGCCGCGCATCATACGCACCGTAATTATACATCACACTGCAGCGCGCGAGTTCTGCTGCTGTGTACCGATACCGAGACGACACGTGTCCTTCCTACCTCCACCACGGAGTGGTATATTATTATCGCCGTGTCTTGGCCTGGCGGCAGCCTTGAGGTGCTGCGAATCCCTGCCTCGGATGTGGAGGCACGACGGAGACCGGAATAGATTGCGTGACGGGGGACTGGCTTTGGTTTGGATGGATGTAATCCTATATAGCACGTGTAAGGATCGACGATGTTGGTATAAGAATTTAGCCGATCGCGTTGACATTATTCCGCATTTCCTGACTGTTCGGTTATCTAATTTCGTTGGTTGTTTGAAAAAACATCATCGTAACGACGAGTCGCGAccctcgccctcgttcgcaaTTACGCCGATAACTAAACGATGAAACGAAATGCCCATTCACCCCAAATTAGCCCTTCCCGCAGGTGTTGCCGATCGCTTCGCCTAGTACGAGGCTCGCGAACTCGTATGAATAATTTCGATTCGATCCGTGAGCGGAAAAGGCCGGAAAAGGGTGTACAAGACTGCTCTGGTAACAGACACTTGCGCGCATAAAACATTTCTTCTTTTGAATACATCGACTAAATGCTTATGGCATCAATCGACGAGTTGAATCATTTATCCGATGATAATAGCGGGTTATAGGTATAACGACAAGGCGAGTATCCAACTTATAGCAAAGGGTCTTTAGTCAAAGTACAATTAGTTGGAAGCATGCAGGGATAAACGCTCGAAGAAAAGCTCTTGCTGCAGAAGCATGATAAAGCTCCgggtaaaaatgaaaaaaaaagcctCCACCGTGACAATGTCCTCGAGGGACATTGCCGTGACCAGGATTCGAACCTGGGTTACTACGGCCACAACGTAGGGTCCTAACCACTAGACGATCACGGCTATCGGAGGATATGAAAGTTAACAACACGAGTCTCGAGAAATTATCTCTCTCCGGCCGGCTACATTCACTTCGGACTTGCTCTGGTTTCCAGCGCAAGGCGCGAGGTATCTGGTGCAGTTATTGGCTTTACCGGCTCCAAAAGTTACCGATTCGTCTTGTTCAAGCGGCTTTGCGTATCGagtttctttttaaattttgcgaTTTGTAGCCAGAGCGCGCGGAAAGAGGTCTTTCGCAAGCTCGCAATCGGCTTGCACACCGTTATCAATCCGAAGTTGCGAACTGAGATATGGTATTTTCTTTCAAAGAAGCACTACTGCCCAAACGTGTATTTGTGCATCAATGTCATCATATACGATCATTTAggtattttctcttttttttactcggtgttattattttataatcgtGCTCACCCTCCCCTCTCAAAGGCTTCTTCGAAAGTCATTGAATCGATTTTCGACTATGGCTCGGCCGAGGCTCGAAAAAGACGATGCGGCAGACAAAAGATAAGGTTCGgggtaaaaatgaaaaaaaagtctcCACCGTGACAATGTCCTCGAGGGACATTGCCGTGACCAGGATTCGAACCTGGGTTACTACGGCCACAACGTAGGGTCCTAACCACTAGACGATCACGGCTACCGGAGGATATAAACTTTGAGAGCACAGACTCGGAGAAATTATCTTGTTGTTGTCTTTACCGACAGCTCCTGCACTGCGTTTTGTATGAGCTATACGTCCAAGTGAAACATAGCAATTTTGCGATCTCTATAAAATCAACGCGACAAGTCAATCAGCTCTGTTATGAGAATGACCTACATTGTACGtacaaaacaaataaaaactttCCTGCACTAATCTCGGCGGACGTAAAAGTGGTAGGCGCCAATCGGTCTTGATTGAAAAATTACCGGCCATCAACTGGTGGTGGATGTGTGCGAATCTCGTCGCCGCAAAGGGCTAGAGCTGCTCGGTAAAATTTCGACACAGTATGGGTGATTTTGAAatgacgaagaagaagaagcagcggtAGGTTATTGAATTTCGTAAGATTAAATGTAGTTTTATTCAATTTCTTGATATGCATACATGAGATTCTTAATCGTTAAAATGAATACTTTGAAAATGCAGCATCAGACTCTCCTTAAGCTCCACGGTTGGCCATCAGGCAGGCGGCCAGCTTGCACTTGTCGTCCTTAACTGCAATATCAGCAGGAAGAAGGGCGCGtgactttttgaataaaattttcgGCCGATCAACGATCCGAGAGCTTACCTTGGTCCTTGCACGTGCTCAGGGCCTTTCctagcgtgtcgaggttcatGTTGAACTTTTGGCGCAGGGCGTCCTCGTTGAGGGATCCGTCGGCCTTCATCAGGTTCATCTTCTTCATCATGCAGGAGTAGTAGCAGTTCCTGTTCTGCTCCTGCTTCTCGGGCACCTTGGCGTTCCTCAGACCGGTCGGGTATTGCTCTGCGGGAAATCGGAAAGGTTCGGGTGCGGTTAATGATCGATTCGATGCGATGCGGAGAGAGATTAGTTGTCCGATACTCACGTGGGTCGAATCCGTTCTCGATCAGGCAGCCCTTGATGTACTCCTTGTTGATGTCCTTGATGGGGTCTTCCTGTTGGTTGAATTTAAAcgttagaggaaggcgaggcTTTCTCTGATGGAAACAAAATAGGTACATCCAGAGTTACTCACTGCGAAGACGCCGGCGAGGCAGACGGCAAGAACGATGACGACGGCCTTCATGTTGGTGTGcgagttttgtttttttcgggTTTAGCAAAGGGGGTTGCTCTCACTGCGACTGCTTTCACAGACTGAATGAAGCTCCGGCTGCTCCGAGCTTTATATACAGTCGAGATAATCGGCGGCTTGATGTTTTTCAATTGATAAATTGTAGTGTTGACCTGAAAGTGAACTCGCCTTTAAGCCCCCTAAAGTACCCGTGATAAAGCACGATAATGCCTGCTTAACAAACAAAAGCTCCAGCGGCGTGTTGCCTCTCTCCCTTGCACGGGCTTTCTTCGCCGCGCACGGAATAAACGAGTTTACGCTGATACAACTTTGACGCCCGAGCATAACAGCGCACTTTACTCTGTACTCGAATTGTGGCAAAACTAGTTTTCGTCAGCGGGAACCGGTAGAATTGCGGCCTCGATTCTCCAGCTACCGCCAGCCCGGCAATATGCGGCATATTGCCCTGCATTGGCTAGATCAAAACGTTTTGAatcgttttttatttcgctTTCAACGGCAATATCCTCATTGCTTCGAGCAAATAAAAAGGTCGCAATTGAGCCGCTACAGGGCTTGATTCGCGAACGCTGAAATGAGCAGCACAGATCCGCGCGGCGGGCCGATTAGGCCGTGCGAGAAGGATGCGCTTAAGTAGAGAGTAAACACTCTCTAAGCATCGTTTCGCACTGCTGATTGCTCCTAGTCAAATCTCGGCCTCTCTCATACGATAATTCGTGTCTCTATCGTTTGCTCTTCTTTCCGGCTGAAATTTAAATCGCCTGGAGGCTCCTTCGCTGGATTAGGTAATCGATCCCCCGCGTACACTGGTGCAATAATTTATTCGGCTCGAGTGGAATTATTATCATTGCGTCGACGCATTTGCGAGGATAAGAAgtggaaaattaaattccaTCATCAAGAGGCCCAACGCATTGGTTTTTATTGTACGAGCGCGTAAGTTTCCCTTCGTTCATAAATCAAGGTTTGATAAAGCTAATTGCCTTGTTTTCTCACCGAGCGTGCAGTGACTGCAGGCGATAACCGCAACTACAAACTGTTCACCGTCCATGCCAATATTCGTTAACAAGAAAAAAAGCGTACCAGTTGTTTATAAGCCTCATACTACCAACAGTTGAGCCGCAACGAAAAAGAGGAAAGAGCGATAAGAGTCGTGTAggatcgttaaaaaaataactttgcCGCCCCCCCCATCCATCCCTCGCGGCGTGAAAGCTCGAGTTCGGGCAAACTTTCGTATCGTCCTCGTGACGACTTGATGAGATAACTTTGCGCCAAGTCCCGTGACTTTGTGTAACGCAAACACCTATATATCGCATCACGAATTACCGCGGCACGCGACTGTCGCGTGCCGCCGCGTGTGCGCGCCTACACCTGATAACTTTCTTCGATGCAGCTCGagccggggggggggggcggggCAATTACGAGGCGACGGAATCGATGCGTCGTTCCGCGGACATAATTAATTTTAGCGAGTAGATGTATAATAGCTAAATGGAACGGAAATTTTGCGCAGAGATCACGCGGCGATGACATCATGCCAAACAACTCGCCCGGTTCAGAGCCTGCGCTGATTGTTTAATGAAGCCCGCGACGAAAACAAGCTCGATTCGCAGCTTCATTCGGAATCAAGGATACGCGccaatatgttttttttttttttttgagcaaAGGCACCGCGATTCGTTTATACGAATGGTTATTACATATAGCATGTAGTCCGTTTCAACGATTCCAGGATAACTACAAGCTAACGGTAGCAGAGCGCGCTCGAGCGATCGGGCGCAATTAACCACTTTTCCCTTCTCGCGAGACCGTcaattagagagagagagagagagcgacggcGGATTCGTCAATAATTGATAAACCGCCTGCCCTCCAACCCTTTGGAATAGTTGTTGCAGAGTAATTACCCttagctaaaaataaaattacacgGCTCGTTCGGCGTAAACGCATCGGATGCCGCTCGGCGTTAAATTTTAACGAGGAAAAGCTCGAGAGAGATTCCCCGTAGCGCTGGCGAAATGGCAAATCGATGCGCGTATGCATTATGCAGCCGTAGTCCGGCAACGATTTTCCTATATTTCCAGCCGGGCGCGACGATTACGAGCCGATCTGATAAGGTTACTCGAGCTGTGGCGAAACGCTGGACGcgagcttttaattttttttttttttttttttttttctacgatCGAACAGCTCTGCAGCGTCGCCAACTTCAAGCTCGTCGCCTCGAGCCGGCGCTAGCATGAAGCGTCGATCGAAAATTCTCCTCGCTCGGTAAATTGGCCGAAATGTGTTGTAAGTAGTGGATAGGATGCAATGTTCCGAGCAGGAGGACGACGCATCGTCGGACGAGGAGATCCACGAGGCCGTCGACAGCATCCTCGCGGAGGACGAGCGCGACAAGTCGGCTAGAAAGCGCCAACTCGCCGAGCGGGAAGCTGCAAACGTGACGTATTATCGATGATCGCTCGAGATCCTAAGCTCCTTCCCCGCGAAATCCCGTGAACGAAAACATCACCTTCCGCAGCGCAGTAAACGGCGAAATCCGTCCGCGGAGTTCAAGAGGCGCCAGACCGGGGCTGAGAAGTCGAGAAGGTTCTCGCTGCGCGTGATGGAGGCcatgcgcgcgctcgagcgacGGACGGAGAGAAGAGCCGAGTGCCCGGTATCCAATAAGAGCCCCGCCACCTGCGAGATCGTCGATTACGTCGACAGGAAGTTCAGGAACGACGGAGACGTCGAGGCGCAGGTCCGAATCGCGCTAAAGAGGCTCGCTTGTCAAGGGTAGAGCATCGCTTGCTTGTCTATTCTCACCGCAGCATCGTTACACCCTATACCGTACCCAAGAGCGCCTTTCACCGCTCAGCTTCGTCAAGTGCGAGGGAGGCGACGCGTACACGCTGCTGGCTCCGTTCGCCAGTCAGTTGGGAAGGGCGGGAAAGGCGAACTTGGGCCTGCACTCGACGGCCGAGTTGACCGACTGCCGGAGGCATCGCTCGGGACGCGACGCGCGATCGAACCGCAGCACTGCGAGGTGCCGAGGCGGCTGCCGGCGCGATCAGTCCTGCAAGCAAACCGAGGTTCCTATGACTCTTTAACCCTTGAAAACAATCCTCCGATAAAAAAGCGCCTCGAGCGTCGCCCGCAGGAAAGCTCGGAAATAGATCTGTCGATCCCGTCGAGCGTCGAGGAGGACATATTCCGGCGTAGAATCGAACGCGACATCGAGAGCTTGCAGCACCGCTGTCCCCCGGGCGAAACCGAAGCCGAAAACGCGACGATGGAGCTGCGAAAGCCGGCACAGGCTGCTGGCGAGCCCGGTCGAAGGAACAGCGAGTTGCGTATCGAGGCGTGCGGCGACGAGGACAGGCGACAGGGCAAGTGCCAGCTCAACCGGAGCGTGGCCGGGAGTCCGAGGAAAGGGATCAGGTAGGCCGGAATGCCTTGAACGCTTACATGCGACGCTCTGCTCTCGAGCCAACGCACCTATTCCACCTAGTCCAGCAAGAGAAGAGGATCGAATCGTCGGCGCCATCCGCAATCCCGCTCGCGAGATCGAAGCGGCCATGGCTCTTCCGGAGTTCGCGGACGACGCCAAGGACGACTACGAGCCCGTCGACGTCCCCGACGAGGACGAGCAACTCGAGgaagacgacgaggacgagggaGACGACGCTGGCGAGGACGACGAGCTCCTGCGGGAGCTGAGGCAGCACAGCGACGCCCGGATTCCCATGGACGAGGACAGGGACCGGGAGCTGAGGAGGTGGATACGGAACTGCAGGAGGGAATGCGAGAGACGAGCCAGAGAGGGAGGCGACAGCGCTGATGGGGAATGATGGGAAATGGAGCCTTTCGACTCGAAATTTCGACGATACGTGTAAACGGGATTTTTGCTGGAAAGGTGTAaattaaaattgcaaaattccATGCGACTCTATCGATGAGcttttattttactattttacAAACACACGTGACGCTGCTATGTGACTGCGGGgcgggaaaattcaatttcacTCCATTGCCCACGGGAAATTCTCAACGCTTACGAGCGGCTCGATTGCCGTCCCGTTTTTTCTTGAAAAGCTCCAGATCCGAGGATACGCGGAAGACCGCTCCCTTCTTGTTCACCGGTACCAGCAAGCCCAGCACTGTGCCCAAAGAGAGAACTTCGTATATGCACTTCTCTATACTCTTGTTTCCTGTGAAAAAATATCCGATCATTTGGATCATTATACtcggagagaaaaatatttggaaAGGTATAGTTTGAAAAAAGCTCTGACCCGCCTCCGAGGGTAAGCTCTCGTACGGAAACTCGTAACTCCTCCGCTCCTCCTCGTCCGCGGAGCTTTTCAAGCCCAGCGCTTTACCGGGCGAAGCGTCGGGCTTGCGGGAGAGCTTTCGCCGTTGGAGCTTGCGGAACTGCCTGGGGGCGCTGCTTTTCTGCTTGCACATCATTCCGCGGTCCGAGGCGCGCTCGAGGAACTGGTAGACCAGCTCCGACACCGTCGGACGGTGCGTCCGATTACTGCCCGGACGACTGCCGGCCTTTTGGATCGATTTTCGGGGGATTCTCGACTTGAGTGTGCGCTGATGACGATATTATCGAATATTAGTCACATCAAATGTCAGAGCTTTACATTCGGCTACCTTTGACTTGTTGCTGCGACGACGCCGCGAATTTATTTTCTCGATGAATCTGGCTTCGTGACCCGACTGAATCCTCACGCGCTTTTTGCCGCCTTTCTTCGGAGCCATGTTGTCTTTTTTAAACGGGCCGGAATTTTTTCATCGGTGAGCTACGACATGCATACACTCATATAATAGCCGAGTAAACCGAGATAATGACTTTTCAATTTCCAATTTTTGGTTAAGCAGCGCCTTGAGAAAAGAAAGGTGAAGTTTTCTGGTTGACGCGCGAAAAGgtattgttttgttttcttcCGAATCGAACTATctgctaattttttttcttcacttAATACAGCAATTTCTtaacattttctaaataatgtAGTGCATATTAGTGTGTACGCGTTGATAACGAATCGAGCTTTACGCTGCCGtttgaatttctaataaaGTCGCATTTTCTAGAAACCGAAAGCTTTGCGCAATATCGTCGCATATGATCATGCTAATACAATATAAGAAAAACGTAAATGACGTATCGTTTCCCGACGCGatcaataaaaatgaaaaattacacaaAGCCCGCGGAGGAGCGACAGTGCGAATGGTtagtcacacacacacacacgcagccCATAACGCAGATCAATATTTCTAACAATAGAGGAAGCCGTTAATTTGCATATACTAACACGAAACTTCAACTTACCAAGTTTCGAATGAGTGTCAAGAGCGTCGCTGCAGTCG
The sequence above is drawn from the Nasonia vitripennis strain AsymCx chromosome 4, Nvit_psr_1.1, whole genome shotgun sequence genome and encodes:
- the LOC103317701 gene encoding uncharacterized protein LOC103317701 isoform X8, whose protein sequence is MQCSEQEDDASSDEEIHEAVDSILAEDERDKSARKRQLAEREAANVTKRRNPSAEFKRRQTGAEKSRRFSLRVMEAMRALERRTERRAECPVSNKSPATCEIVDYVDRKFRNDGDVEAQVRIALKRLACQGFVKCEGGDAYTLLAPFASQLGRAGKANLGLHSTAELTDCRRHRSGRDARSNRSTARCRGGCRRDQSCKQTEESSEIDLSIPSSVEEDIFRRRIERDIESLQHRCPPGETEAENATMELRKPAQAAGEPGRRNSELRIEACGDEDRRQGKCQLNRSVAGSPRKGISKRRGSNRRRHPQSRSRDRSGHGSSGVRGRRQGRLRARRRPRRGRATRGRRRGRGRRRWRGRRAPAGAEAAQRRPDSHGRGQGPGAEEVDTELQEGMRETSQRGRRQR
- the LOC103317701 gene encoding uncharacterized protein LOC103317701 isoform X9, whose translation is MQCSEQEDDASSDEEIHEAVDSILAEDERDKSARKRQLAEREAANVTKRRNPSAEFKRRQTGAEKSRRFSLRVMEAMRALERRTERRAECPVSNKSPATCEIVDYVDRKFRNDGDVEAQVRIALKRLACQGFVKCEGGDAYTLLAPFASQLGRAGKANLGLHSTAELTDCRRHRSGRDARSNRSTARCRGGCRRDQSCKQTEICRSRRASRRTYSGVESNATSRACSTAVPRAKPKPKTRRWSCESRHRLLASPVEGTASCVSRRAATRTGDRASASSTGAWPGVRGKGSAREEDRIVGAIRNPAREIEAAMALPEFADDAKDDYEPVDVPDEDEQLEEDDEDEGDDAGEDDELLRELRQHSDARIPMDEDRDRELRRWIRNCRRECERRAREGGDSADGE
- the LOC103317701 gene encoding uncharacterized protein LOC103317701 isoform X6; translated protein: MQCSEQEDDASSDEEIHEAVDSILAEDERDKSARKRQLAEREAANVTKRRNPSAEFKRRQTGAEKSRRFSLRVMEAMRALERRTERRAECPVSNKSPATCEIVDYVDRKFRNDGDVEAQVRIALKRLACQGFVKCEGGDAYTLLAPFASQLGRAGKANLGLHSTAELTDCRRHRSGRDARSNRSTARCRGGCRRDQSCKQTEESSEIDLSIPSSVEEDIFRRRIERDIESLQHRCPPGETEAENATMELRKPAQAAGEPGRRNSELRIEACGDEDRRQGKCQLNRSVAGSPRKGISPAREEDRIVGAIRNPAREIEAAMALPEFADDAKDDYEPVDVPDEDEQLEEDDEDEGDDAGEDDELLRELRQHSDARIPMDEDRDRELRRWIRNCRRECERRAREGGDSADGE
- the LOC103317701 gene encoding uncharacterized protein LOC103317701 isoform X3 — its product is MQCSEQEDDASSDEEIHEAVDSILAEDERDKSARKRQLAEREAANVTKRRNPSAEFKRRQTGAEKSRRFSLRVMEAMRALERRTERRAECPVSNKSPATCEIVDYVDRKFRNDGDVEAQVRIALKRLACQGFVKCEGGDAYTLLAPFASQLGRAGKANLGLHSTAELTDCRRHRSGRDARSNRSTARCRGGCRRDQSCKQTERLERRPQESSEIDLSIPSSVEEDIFRRRIERDIESLQHRCPPGETEAENATMELRKPAQAAGEPGRRNSELRIEACGDEDRRQGKCQLNRSVAGSPRKGISKRRGSNRRRHPQSRSRDRSGHGSSGVRGRRQGRLRARRRPRRGRATRGRRRGRGRRRWRGRRAPAGAEAAQRRPDSHGRGQGPGAEEVDTELQEGMRETSQRGRRQR
- the LOC103317701 gene encoding uncharacterized protein LOC103317701 isoform X1, encoding MQCSEQEDDASSDEEIHEAVDSILAEDERDKSARKRQLAEREAANVTKRRNPSAEFKRRQTGAEKSRRFSLRVMEAMRALERRTERRAECPVSNKSPATCEIVDYVDRKFRNDGDVEAQVRIALKRLACQGFVKCEGGDAYTLLAPFASQLGRAGKANLGLHSTAELTDCRRHRSGRDARSNRSTARCRGGCRRDQSCKQTERLERRPQESSEIDLSIPSSVEEDIFRRRIERDIESLQHRCPPGETEAENATMELRKPAQAAGEPGRRNSELRIEACGDEDRRQGKCQLNRSVAGSPRKGISPAREEDRIVGAIRNPAREIEAAMALPEFADDAKDDYEPVDVPDEDEQLEEDDEDEGDDAGEDDELLRELRQHSDARIPMDEDRDRELRRWIRNCRRECERRAREGGDSADGE